A segment of the Lathamus discolor isolate bLatDis1 unplaced genomic scaffold, bLatDis1.hap1 Scaffold_59, whole genome shotgun sequence genome:
CAACGCGGAGAACAAGAGAGGAGGGACAGAGGAAGAGGGGGGGCGCCGGGCGGGCAGCACGGCCAAGGTGCCCCCCAGCCCCCTGCCTGGTCTGGAGCGAGCCAAGGGCACCCCCTCACCCTCCACGGTCAGTGCAGGGGGGGACACCCATGGGTGGCaccggggggggtgggggtggggatcCTTTGATGGGGCCAAACCCCTGCACCCGTGCAGAGTGCCCTGGTTCCCATGAGGGGCCCCAAACACCCAAGTCCACCATTGGAGGGGGGCTCCCCTTGCGGGCCCCCCACTTTTCGTGTCTCCATCATGTGACCCTCACCATGtctcccaccccccccacaGAACAGCGTCCTCTCCACCGGCACCACGCGGAGCCGGAACTCGCCGCTGCTGGATCGAGCCAGCCTGGGCCAGAGCTCGCTGCAGAACGGCAAGGACAGGTAcggacccccccaccccgcaccCCAACCCCGCCCGACCCCCCACACCCCGTCCCATCCCCCAGCCCCCGCTTTTCTCTCCTAGCCTCCCCACACCGGGCTGCCGGCCCTCACCCGCCGCCCCCCCGGCCCCCGGCGCCCCCCCCCGCGCCCGCCAGCACCCGAAAGCCAACGACGCCACCTGCGACCCCCCCCGGCCCAGGCAAGGCCCCCCTTCACCTCCTGTGTCCTATGGGGGGGACACCCTCTaggggggtttggggtgttATGGGGTGCCAGTGGGTCCCTTGGATGCTGTGGGGCACCTGCATATCcccagggtgctgtggggtgccAGCATGTCTCTAGGGTGCTGTTGGGTGCTGGCAtggctcctggctgctgctgggagcagtggggtGCTGTGTGTCCCTGTCACGTTcccagggtgctgtggggtgccAGCACGTTCTCAGTATGCTGTCAGGCGTCCTCGGGGTGCAGTGGGGTGTCCCTGAGGTTCATTGGGATGCTATGGGGTGCAGTGCTGTACTGGTGTGAAcccagggtgctgtggggtgctgGTGTGGCCcgagggtgctgtggggtgcagtggggtgcTCGTGTCCCTGgggtgctggtgtgtgctgtggggtgcAGTGGGTGTCCCTGgggtgctggtgtgtgctgtggggtgcAGTGGGTGCCCTGgggtgctggtgtgtgctgtggggtgcAGTGGGTGCCCTGgggtgctggtgtgtgctgtggggtgcAGTGGGTGTCCCTGGGGTGCTGGCATGTGCTGTGGGGTTCAGTGGGTGTCCctggggtgcagtggggtgctggtgtgtgctgtggggtgcTGTGTGTTGCCAACCCATCCCCGCTATGCGTTCAGGTCCCCGGGGTTCCTTGTTGCTCCCATTACCCCCCATTAACCCCATTCCCCACCCGCAGCGCCCCCGGGCGGGTGCCGGCCGCCTCCCCCTCTGCGCACAACGTGAGCCAGGCCGGGGGGGAGCGGCCCAGCTTCCCGCGGGGGGTTTCGAGCCGCAGCACGTTCCACGCGGGGCAGCTGCGGGGCCGCGAGCAGCCGGGCCTGCCCTACGCGCtgccccccgcgccccccggcCTCGGGCCCCCCCCGTCGCCCTCCGGAGCCAGCCAGGGCCGGCGCggcccccccggctccagccTCTTCAGCAAATTCACCTCCAAGTTCGTGCGGAGGTGAGCACCCGGCGGGGAGTGATGGGGTCAGCCCCGTGTGTGCCCCCGTGTGTGGCTTCTCTGCGTGTGACCCCTGGGCTGCACACATGGACCCCTGCAGGCCCTCTCTGTCCCCCCCCGCCCTTCCCCGTGTCCTCTTGTGCCTCCAGGGCTCCTCTGTGCATTCCTTTGTCCTCATGTGTGTCCACTCCATGTGTGTCACCGGACACAGCACCTTGGGGACCCTCTGTGTCCTTTAAGGGTCCTCTGTGTCCTCTCTGTGTCCCTCTATCACCCTTCCAGGGCCCCTCTCATTTGCCCCCACACGCCTGGGGGTGCTCTGTGTCCTCTCTGTGTGTTCCCTTGTCCCCATGTGTGTCCCTTCTGTGTCCCTGCACTGTCCCAGGGGTCTTCTGTGTCCCCTCTGTGTGTCCCTCAGGGGGGGTCTCTGTGTGTCCCCACGCTCCTTGTCCCCCCAGGCTCCTGCATGTCTCCCCCCACTGCCTCCCCCAGGGTTCTTCCATGTCCCTCGTGGTCTTCCCAATCCCCTGCTATCACCCCACTCTGTGTTACCCCCTCAGTGCTCCTTCTGTCCTCCCACCCCCTCGGGGACCCTCCCCATGTCCGCTCCTGTTCCTGTGTCACCCCATAAAGCCAGGGAGGTGACAGCTTGGGGTTGTGGTGGGGGTTCATCCCAGCTTCTCCTGCTGCCCCCTTCCacttggcggggggggggggggggggctgaaaTGGGGGTGGGGGATGACATCCAGACTGGGGGGgtccctcccctcttccctcccttccccccgcccccaaCGTCGCCCTTCTCTTCTGTTTGTCGTTGTAGAAATCTGTCTTTCAGGTTTGCCAGAAGGtagggtgctgggtgctggtgtccCTGTGGGTGCTGGTGTCCCTGTGGGTGCTGGTGTCCCTGTGGGTGCTGGTGTCCCTGTGGGTGCTGGTGTCCCCTGGGTGCTGGTGTCCCTGTGGGTGCTGGTGTCCCTGGGTGCTGGTGTCCCTGGGTGCTGGTGTCCCTGGGTGCTGGCTGCCACCCTCCCGCATGCCCCCCCAACCCATGGTCACTGCATGGCCCCGCatggccccggccccgctcgcCCGCCGCTGTCTgtccctctgtgtgtgtgtgtgtctgtccgTGTGTATCCCCCTTGTCCCTTCCCCTGTCCCTCCCCCGTGCTGtctgggtgctggtggggggggggggctgccccCATTCcctcccccatccccccccattAATTTCATCCCCCCAAAACTTTTTGTTTCTCGAGGAACCCGCACGAGCCTGAGAGCAAGGACCGGGTGGAGACGCTGAGGTGagtggggggagggggttggGGACACCCCTGGGATATCCACAGCACCTCCATAGTGTTCCTGGTGCCATCCATGGGGCACCCAGCACCTCCATAGTGGTCCTGGTCATGTCTGTGGGGCCCTTGTGCCACCCAGGGGTTTCCGTAGTGCTCCTGGTGACATCCATGAACCACCCAAGACCTCTGTACCGGTCCCAGTGCCATCTGTTGGGTCCCCAACACCTCCATACTGGTCCTGGTGTCTGCGGGGGTCCTTGTGCCACCCAAGCATCTCCGGAGTCCCTGACTCCATGGGGTCACAGTGACACCCAGGATCCTCCATACTGCTCCTGGTGCCATCCATGGGCCACCCGATTGATCCTGATGCCATCCCCACAACTGCTTCCCGGTGCCATTCCCAGGCTCCACCACCCCCCTGATCCCATTGTCCCTCCTCGCAGACCCTCGGTGGCTCCGGACAAGGACCCGCGGGATGGCGCCGGCCGCGACGTCAAGCCCCGTTCCTTGCGCTTCACGTGGAGCATGAAGACCACGAGTTCCCTGGAGCCCGGCGAGATGCTGCGGGAGATCCGGAAGGTTCTGGATGCCAACAGCTGCCGCTGCGAGCCCCAGGAGCgctttgtgctgctctgtgcccacGGTGCCCCCGGCCACGACTCCTTCGTGCAGTGGGAGATGGAGGTTTGCAAACTCCCGCGGCTTTCCCTCAACGGCGTCCGCTTCAAGCGGATCGCCGGCACCTCCATGGCCTTCAAGAACATCGCCTCCAAAGTGGCCAATGAGCTCAAGCTCTGAGCCCCCTGAGGGCGGACACGGCAACTGGTGTCAAGCACCATCAGCCAGCGGCAGCAGGCGTCAACTGGTGTCAACTGGCATCAACCAACGGCAACTGGTGTCACCCACCCCTCGCCTTGGGGATGACGCGATGGCTCGAGGAGGAAGGGAACCTCCAAGGGACCTCTGGGGCCGTTCTGGATGGACTTTTGGGACCTCTGGGGCCATTGGGGCGTGGGATGGGGCCATCCCGAGCGCTGGGGATGGCTCCAGGGGCCCTCCTTGGTGGTCCAGGGACCTCCTCGAGACCATCCCAGGTGGCTGAGGCACCGCTGGGACATTGTGACATAGGATGGGGCTACCTGGGGACTTGTGGGGACATCCTCAAGGGACCTCTGGGGCGTTGTGGGCTTTGGTGGCCGAGAACCCCTCTGGGGCCACCCACAAGGACATCGCTGGGGGCCCGGGCACATCTCGCATGGTCCAGGGCCTCATGGGGGTACCTTTGGTGACCCAGGGCCACGGGGAAATCCTGGTGGCCCAAGACTGAGGGGGGTGCTCTGAGGTCACATGGGGACAACCCAGGGTCTCCCTGTCCCCAGGTGACCCCACGGTGGCCTTGGGGGGTCCTGCCCTTCCCTCTGCACTCAGGAAGGCccctggggggggtggggtggggtgtgaTCACGTGACCTGCTGTAGCCCCGCCCCCTCCGCAGGCCCTGCCCCTGCCCGGCCCTGGGGGGCAGGTTCTAGAGTAAAACCTTTCCAGAAAGATCCTTGACTCTGAGTGGTGCCACCACAATGGACCAGTATGGACCAGTGTGCCCAGTATAGACTAGTACAAACAAGGGCTCCCAGTACTGATCAGCACAGACAGGGATGCCAGTATTGACCAGTTTGGCCCAATACAAACCAGTGCTTCCAGTGTAGATCAGTACAGACCAGTGCTCCCATTATGGACAAAGACTCCCAGTACTAGCCAGCACTCCCACTGCAACACAGGGCTCCCAGTACATCCCAGTCCTCTCCCAGTATTCCCAGTGCTCCGTTCTATTAAAATACCTTTATTGCAAACACACACTGGGGGTCCCCCCGCCCAGCAGGGGGCGCTGCGGCGGGGGGCAGGGCCGCTCAGCGGGGCGGTGCGTGCCCGGCAGCGGGGGGACGTGGTCTGGCGGCGGGGGCGTGGCCAGGCCGGAGCAGCGGGGGCGGGGCCCGGCCCAGCGGGAGCCccggtggggggggaggggccgggcgcaggaggggagggggcgGCTGCGGGGGGCGGGAGGGGGACGGCGGAGGGGGCGGGGCCAGCGAGTGGGGTGGGGCTGAGCGGGAGACCCCGGTGATCTGCACCTGCGGGAGAGAGGCGGGGTCAGGCAGGGGGCGGGGGCCAAGAATGGGGCGGGGCCAGAGCGTGATTGGGCCCCCGTTGGGGTGGGCGGGGCCGGGAAGGGGATGGGAGGGGCCAGGGGTGGACCGGGCTGGGAAGCGCGGTCAGGGAATGGGACAGGGCCTGGGGAGGAGCCAAGTCACAGCGCGCAGAGCCAGGGGCGAATGGGGGCGTGGTCTACACGGGGCGGGGCTTGCCCCGGCTGGGGGTGAGCAGGCAGAGAGCCATGGATGGAGCAGGGGCGGGGCCACGGGtgtgctggagcgaggccaggaCTGGAACCGGCGCTGGACCCCgctccccccaaccccccccactcacctcttcctcctcctcctgctgccgcTGCCCCTCCAGGGGGGGCCCCGCGGGGGGCTCGTCCCTGTCCCCCCCGGGGAGGTCCCGCAGCAGCCGCGTGAGGCCGAAGCGGCGCCGGGTGCCCCCCACGAAGCTCCGGACCTGGGCTGGGGTCTTGTTCCCCAGGACCCCCGCTACTGCCGGGAAGTCGCGGCCGTAGCGGCGCAGGGCTGGGGGGCAGCGGGTCAGTGCGGTAAAAGGGGCTCAAGGGGGTCAATGAGGGTGGGGGGGGTCAGTTAGGACAAGGGGTCAATGAGATTCATTCATCAAGGAGGGTCTCACCCTGCACCACCAACAGCTGCTCGTCCATCGTCCAGCGGGAGCTGAACTTGCCAGTGCCCTGTGGGGACAGGGGGAGTGGGGTGATGGGGGGCAGGACCATGGGGCACAAGGGGGCACAATGGGAACACTGTGGGGCGCACAGGAATCAGGTCAGGGACACCATGAAGCACATGGGGACACCCAGGGACCCCCAGTCCCACCTCGGGTGGGCGCAGCCCCTCCACGCCGCCCTCCAACGCCTGCTTGAGGCCGCTGTTGATCTGCTTGATCCGCTGCACCTATGGGGGGTGGAACACACGCAAAACCCAGGAGTTACCCCCAGCTTAGGGGGCACCCCATGGGTCCAGGGGGGTCAGGTCCGTACCTGCCGCTTGAGGGACACGAGCTGGCAGTCGAGCTGGCGCAGGCCCGCGGCGCCCAGCTCGGGGTTGGAGGTGACGCTGGCCACGGCCTCGCGGCTCAAGTGCATcccgcggggcgggcggcggcggtgCCGGGGGGGGAGGTGGTGCCGGTATTGAGCCTCCTTCCGGGTGCAGGGTTTGGGGTACGGTGGCTGCAATGGAGGATGTGGGGGTTCAATGGGGGCATTGGGACACCCCTGAACCCCTTTGGCCCCATCATTCACACTCCCCCCGCCTTCAAACCTCTTTTCTGGGGTCCGCTGGCTCCACATCCCCATCCAGAGAGGGGTGGGGGTTGTCGGTCTCGTCGTTGCTATGGAAATGGGGCCGAAAAGGAGGTTTTGCAGGGACTGGGGATGGTttttggggtgctgggggtggaTGTTAGGGTGCTTAGGGTTGGGtttgggtgctgggggtggTTTGCCATGGGTACCTGTCTTCCCGGTCCTTGCGCCCCAGCAGCCTCCGGGCCTGTCTGTCCATGACGCTGGTTCGGGAGCGGGTTTTCTTCCAGGAATAATAATACTTGACCAGACTCGGGATGAGCTTGTCGGGGAGCTGGGAATGGGCAATGGCGGGGGGGAAGGCGGTTGTGGGGGTgagttttgggggggttgaggtgaagaaggggaggggaagggctTGGAGTGGGGGGAGCCCCatgggaaaagaggaggaagccACTTGAAATTGGCGTTGGGTTTGGAATATGGGGGGACCCCATAAATTAGGGAGGAGAAATGGGGGAACCctcttaaatggaaaaaaaggcataaaaatagGGGGTTACCCCATAAATAAagagaggggagatggagaggGGGAAATATGGGGGGGGGATAGGAATGGGGGTGAACCATCTAAAAATGGAGGGGAGAAATGTGGACCACTGGAACTGGGGGAGGGGCACCCTTAGAAACGGGGGGGGGGCACGTACCATCTgctggggggggcagggggtaGCATTTACCATCCGCTATGGGGGTGGTTCTAAGGTTGGCATATACCGTGTCCTAATGGGGGCGCAAGGGGTGGCACTTACCCCCTATGGGGGGTCAGGGTGGCACCTACCACCCCTAAAGGGGTGGGGAATTTGGGTGGCACAAACCACCTCGACCCCATGGGGGGATCCCAGTGGGGTTCCCCATCTCCCTGGGGTCCCATAGGGGCAGCAACCCCCAGCCCAGAGCCTGGGGATGGATCCAAACCCCATGGCCTCCCGTAGGAAGGGAGGTGGGGATTTTGGGGGTGAATAGGGAGGGCTGGGGTGAATGGGGGGGGTTTGGAGTGAATGGAGAGGCTTGGGGGACCCTCACCATTTGCTGGATGCGGGCAAAGCTCTTGCCATGGAAGCTGAAGGCCTGCTCAAAGAGCACCTTGTCCTCCACCGTCCACTCGTCCGGGAAGGGGGTGAAGTTGGCCAGGTCAGCCAGGGACTTCTCCACATCGTGCTTGTGCCACAGCAGCATTCCCAGAGCCTGGAAAAgaggggggggaggtggggtggGTCAGGAATGGGTTGGGGGCGGCACCCTGGCAGGCTCTTGTGTGGTTTGGGGGGGGCAGAAGTACCTGCTCGATGTTGTAACCGTGTTTGTCCTTGGCCATGGCGATGTATTTGTCCACTGAGGGGTTAAAGGGGCGGTGAAAGAGGGGTTTGGGGGATTAAAGGGGGTTTTAGAGGGTTATGGGGGGGTTCATGGGGAAATAGGGGAGGTAAAGGGGGTGTTGGGTGGGTAAATGGGGGGTTGGAGGGCTAAGAGTGGGGGGAAAGGCAGTTTTGGGGGTTATAGGGGGTTATGGGGGGTTGGGGGGTTTATGGCAGGTTTTGGGGGGTTCATGGGGTTTTACGGAGGTAAAGGGGGTGTTGAGTGGGTAAATGAAGTGGTTGGGGGGGGTGAAAGGgaggctgggaggcagcaaagAGGGGCTGGGGGGTAAAAGGGGGGTCAGGAGGTGGAAAACACCACATaacctcccccccacccccgctcCCCGAGGGACCTCCCGATTTGCTCGGTGGGGGGGCTCACGTTTGGCATCGGAGACACAGTGGTTGGGGGCCCACACCAGCATCCCCTTCAGCTCCTTGTTGCTGTAGCGAGCTGGGCTCTCTGGGGAGTGGGGGTGGAAGAGGTCAGAAAGGGGAGACCCCCTCCTTGTAccccataaccccccccccctccgatGGTCCCTACCTGGTTTGCAGTCAGGAATCACCGCTTGGTAGTCAGCCCCGACCCGGATCATGCTgtctggggaggggggagagggaaagggggggatatgggggttTATGGAAGGGAATAGGGGTCCGGGGGGGGGGCGGTTCAGGGTTAAGGGGGGgatctccctccccccccccccccccacgaaGATCTGGGGGTCCCTGCACTGGGTCCCCTCCACCCCAGCAAACAAAGGGGGCAGCCGGCGTACACGCGGGCGCTGGGGACAATGGGGCCAGGGCTTTGTTCCCCCCCATATCCCTATAGGTGTGTGTGTGCCCCCACCCAAACCgcctccatggggaggggggggcgtGACACAGACATCACCCCCCCGCACACACATGTGTGCTCCTGCACACGCGTGAAGtgttctggggggggggggtgtgtctGGGGGAGCCCAAGCGCGTCCATGGGGGGGGGCACTCACCGTGGCTGCGCTCGTCCGCGCTGTCCTCGTCCTCGGAGGGGGGGGGGCCACCGGGCACAGCCCTGGCGCGGCTGCGGGACAGGATTCCCGAGGGATTCTCCATCACCGACGGCATCGTCTGCGGAGCACAGAGccggggggggggttgggtgaACCCCCCCCATCAATGGTGCCCCATAAGTGGGGggggctcagccctgctgccccccaGCAAACTTGAGCTTAAGCTgtgctatgggggggggggggatgagaGGGTCAGCCAGGACCCCAGAAAGGAGGAATTTCACCCCAAAATCAAAGGGGGGGGATAAAGGGGGGGGTCAAGGGGAGCGGCTCTTtggtggggttgggggggtcTCGGCACCCACCAGCACCCTCACAAAGCACCGCCGGCTGCTCCCGCCGCCTGATGGTGCCAAAGTAGTTCCAGCTCCCCCGGCCTCAGcacacacccccccctcccgcccccTGTGTACCCCTCCGCCGGCGGCACGGGGGGCTGGGGGGCCCGGCCCCCCAGAGAGCCCACGTGGGGCTGGGACTCatatatggggggggggggaacagaGGCTGTGTCACcgtcaccccccccccccagattgTGGCTGATGGGAACAAAGGGCTGGGGGGATAAAGGGTCTTCTGTGGGGCTTGGTAAGGACTACAGGGCTTagtgctctggggctgctgtggggctcaTATGGGGCTGCTGCGGGGCTTTGGGGTATCCTGCTATGGGAtcccccccactccctgccTCACAGCTGTCACCCCCGCTTTACACCCACCCCTATGGGGGGTCCTGGGAGGGCAGCAGTGTTGGGGGAtgggctatggggcaggctaTGGGGCTAGCTGGGGGCTGGGTA
Coding sequences within it:
- the RCOR2 gene encoding REST corepressor 2 isoform X2, whose product is MPSVMENPSGILSRSRARAVPGGPPPSEDEDSADERSHDSMIRVGADYQAVIPDCKPESPARYSNKELKGMLVWAPNHCVSDAKLDKYIAMAKDKHGYNIEQALGMLLWHKHDVEKSLADLANFTPFPDEWTVEDKVLFEQAFSFHGKSFARIQQMLPDKLIPSLVKYYYSWKKTRSRTSVMDRQARRLLGRKDREDSNDETDNPHPSLDGDVEPADPRKEPPYPKPCTRKEAQYRHHLPPRHRRRPPRGMHLSREAVASVTSNPELGAAGLRQLDCQLVSLKRQVQRIKQINSGLKQALEGGVEGLRPPEGTGKFSSRWTMDEQLLVVQALRRYGRDFPAVAGVLGNKTPAQVRSFVGGTRRRFGLTRLLRDLPGGDRDEPPAGPPLEGQRQQEEEEEVQITGVSRSAPPHSLAPPPPPSPSRPPQPPPPLLRPAPPPPPGLPLGRAPPPLLRPGHAPAARPRPPAAGHAPPR
- the RCOR2 gene encoding REST corepressor 2 isoform X1, whose product is MEGTRRTDDAVGDGESLGNPVPQPRQGCARWPPPLRGRGQRGRAQPRMIRVGADYQAVIPDCKPESPARYSNKELKGMLVWAPNHCVSDAKLDKYIAMAKDKHGYNIEQALGMLLWHKHDVEKSLADLANFTPFPDEWTVEDKVLFEQAFSFHGKSFARIQQMLPDKLIPSLVKYYYSWKKTRSRTSVMDRQARRLLGRKDREDSNDETDNPHPSLDGDVEPADPRKEPPYPKPCTRKEAQYRHHLPPRHRRRPPRGMHLSREAVASVTSNPELGAAGLRQLDCQLVSLKRQVQRIKQINSGLKQALEGGVEGLRPPEGTGKFSSRWTMDEQLLVVQALRRYGRDFPAVAGVLGNKTPAQVRSFVGGTRRRFGLTRLLRDLPGGDRDEPPAGPPLEGQRQQEEEEEVQITGVSRSAPPHSLAPPPPPSPSRPPQPPPPLLRPAPPPPPGLPLGRAPPPLLRPGHAPAARPRPPAAGHAPPR